DNA from Terriglobales bacterium:
TACTGAGCGCAATGATCCCGGCCACCGCATGAGACAAGCCAATCGCAATCAGACTATACATTACGATGAAGAGCACGATGTGAGGAACCCATCGCTCGACAAAGGCTCGGTTCGGATTGGGAGTCAGGCCCTTGATGGCGTTCTTCGCTCCCACGTGACGTCAACCGCCATTGGTTTCCGTGATTCTAGCGCGAGAAAGCGTTGCTCGAGCGTCAAGCAGGCCTCTAGTCGGCTAACCTTCACTTAAGCACCAAGAGCGAGAAGTGGTATGAGCCCACGGGTAGGTTACGAGCGACCGATAGTCTAGAATGCCCAACCAATTCCCGCTGGACGGATTCTCGGCGGCGGGCCATGCATGCGTGCCTCCTGGGTCATTGTCGCGCTAGCGGTCCTGGTCATCGCGGTGCATTGCGCCAGCTTCATTTGGCTGGGGACCTCTCCGGCGGGGAGCCTGCTCTCCAATGCCACCCAGGCGACGGCCAGCGGCCTGGCGGCCGTGGCGTGTTACGTGGCCGCGCGGCGGCGGACCGGGTACCCGCGCCAGTTCTGGCAGTTGATGTCCGGCGGCTACTTCCTGTGGACGATCGGGCAGGCGATTTTTCTTTACTACGAGAACGTTCTGCACCGCGACATTCCGCCGCTCTCGCCCACCGACATCCCGTACCTGGCCTCCTACCTGCCCATGGTGGCGGCGCTGGTCCTGCAACAGCAGGATGAAGCCAGCCCACGCGGTGTGGACTGGGTACGAACCCTGGACTTCGCCCAGGTAGCCATTGTGGCCTCGGCGGTCTACCTGTACTTCTTCTTCTACCTGGGGACCACGGTGGAGCAGCGCATGTTGCTGTTCAGCCTCGGAGTGGGGAACCTGTACGACGTGATCTCGGTGCTGCTGGCGGCCGGGTTCCTGCTGCGCTCCGCGTTTGCCACCAGCCCCACGCAGCGCACGCTGCTGGGACGCATGGGCGTGGTCCTTTTCACCTACGCGGTGGGAGAGGTGGCCTACACCTACGGACTGGTGACGGAGCGCATCCGCACCGGGACGTGGTACGACCTCTCCTACAGCCTGCCCTACGCGCTGGCGGCGGTGGTGGCGGCCACCTGGAAGCCGGAGCCCGAAGGGCTGGGAGCCCCCCGGCCCACGGAAGAGAGCCGGCTGCAAGCCATCCTGCCCACGCTGGCGCCGATGGTGGTGCTGGCCACGGCGCTGGGCATCGCCGTCCGCCAGACGGTGCTGGCCATGACCATCGTGACCGCCTCGTTCCTCTGCTACAGCGCGCGGCTGGCCATCACCCAAGACCGGCAGCGCCGGGCGCTGGGGATGCTGCGCCAGGCCGAGGCCCAATTCCGCGCCCTGTTCCAGCATCATCCCCAGGCCATGTGGCTCTATGACCCGCATACGCTGCGCTTCCTGGAGGTGAACGCCGCCGCCGTCGAACGCTACGGGTACACGCGCGACGAATACCTGAACATGAACATCACCGAAATGCGCCCGCCGGAGGACGTCCCCAAACTGATGGAGTGGCTGAAGAAGCCGGCGGAACAGAGGACGCAGATCCAGGGGCGCCACCGGCGCAAGGACGGCAGCATCCTGGACGTGGAGGTGCACGCCCAGACGGTGAACTTTGGTGGCCGCCGGGCGCGGCTGGTCATGGCCCAGGACGTGACCCAGCGACTGCAGGCGGAGGAATCGCTGCGCGCGGCTGAGGCCCGCTTCCGCACCCTGGTGGAACAGCTCACCGCCATCACCTACATTTTAGAACTGGGTGCGGATGCGCCCTGGCATTACGTCAGCCCGCAGATCGAGTCGCTGCTGGGCATTACCCCGAAGGAATGGCTGGCAGATCCGACCTTGTTCGGCAAACAATGCCACCCGGAAGATCTGGGCCCGGCACGCGCGGCGGAGAGCAAAGCGCTGGAGACCGGGCGCTTCGAGTGCGAGTACCGGATGTTCACCCGCGACGGGCGCACGCTGTGGTTCCGCGACACCGGCATCGTGGTTCGCAACGCCGACGGCAACCCCACCCTGCATGGGCTGATGGTGGACGTGACCGAAGCCAAGCTCATGGAGGCCCAACTCCGCCAGGCGCAGAAGATGGAGGCCGTGGGCACGCTGGCGGGCGGAATCGCGCACGACTTCAACAACCTGCTGACCGTGATCCAGGGCTACGGCCAGCTCCTGGCCGAGAGGCTGAAGGACAACGCCGAACTGGCCGCCGAAGTAAGACAGATCGAGGATGCCGCCCAGCGCGCGGCGGCACTGACCCGGCAACTGCTGGCCTTCAGTCGCCGCCAGGTGCTCAAGCCCAAAGTGCTGGACCTGAACTCGGTGGTGACCGGCATGGACCGCATGCTGCGGCGGGTGATCGGCGAAGACATCGAGCTGGTCACGAAAACCGCGCCCGACCTGGGACAGGTACAGGCCGACCCGGGACAGGTGGAACAGGTGATCATGAACCTGGCGGTGAACGCGCGCGACGCCATGCCGGATGGCGGCAAGCTGATTTTCGAAACGCGCAACGTGGAGCTGGACGATGCCTACGCCCGCGAGCACATGGGCGCTCGCCCCGGACCCTACGCCATGCTGGCGGTCACCGATACCGGCGTGGGCATGGACGCCCAGACGCAGGCGCATATCTTCGAGCCCTTCTTCACCACCAAAGAGCTGGGCCGGGGCACGGGCCTGGGTCTTTCGACGGTGTACGGCATCGTGAAGCAGAGCGGCGGCTACATCACCGTGTACAGCGAGCCGGGCCGGGGCTCGACCTTCAAGATCTATCTGCCGCGAGCCGTGCAGCCCACGGCCGCCGCCGCCGCGACGGTTCGGGTGGAGCCCACGGCGCGGGGCACGGAGACCATCCTGCTGCTGGAGGATGACCTCGGGCTGCGCCAACTGGCGGTACGCGTCCTGCGAAGCAGCGGATACACGGTGCTGGAAGCTGGGAGCGGAGAGCAGGCTGAGCGCGTTTGCCGCGAACACTCGGGCGAGATCCACTTGTTGCTCACCGACGTGGTCATGCCCGGGCAAAGCGGACCGGAAGTGGCGCGCCGGTTGAGCCCGCTGCGTCCGGCCATGAAGGTGCTCTATATCTCCGGCTACGCCCCGAGTGCCATCGTCGAGCAGGGCACGCTGGGCCCGGGTGCGGCCTTCCTGCACAAGCCCTTCACCCCCTCGGCTTTGCTGGAGAAAGTCCAGCAGGTGCTGGAGTCGCAGGGAGCGACGGCGGTCTAGCTGGTGGCAGGAGGCAGGAAGCAGCATCGGCAATAAGCAATAAGCGATAAGCAGTAGGCCAAGAGCCAAAAGCTAAGAGCCAAGAGCGGAAAGCGGAAAGCGGAAAGCAACGTACCTCGGCGGCTAAAGCCGCCCTCGTTGTGTAAGACTTGATACGCAGGCCTGCTCCACCCGAGCCCCACCATGAGTCGCTTCGAAGAGATTGTCGGCCTC
Protein-coding regions in this window:
- a CDS encoding PAS domain S-box protein; amino-acid sequence: MRASWVIVALAVLVIAVHCASFIWLGTSPAGSLLSNATQATASGLAAVACYVAARRRTGYPRQFWQLMSGGYFLWTIGQAIFLYYENVLHRDIPPLSPTDIPYLASYLPMVAALVLQQQDEASPRGVDWVRTLDFAQVAIVASAVYLYFFFYLGTTVEQRMLLFSLGVGNLYDVISVLLAAGFLLRSAFATSPTQRTLLGRMGVVLFTYAVGEVAYTYGLVTERIRTGTWYDLSYSLPYALAAVVAATWKPEPEGLGAPRPTEESRLQAILPTLAPMVVLATALGIAVRQTVLAMTIVTASFLCYSARLAITQDRQRRALGMLRQAEAQFRALFQHHPQAMWLYDPHTLRFLEVNAAAVERYGYTRDEYLNMNITEMRPPEDVPKLMEWLKKPAEQRTQIQGRHRRKDGSILDVEVHAQTVNFGGRRARLVMAQDVTQRLQAEESLRAAEARFRTLVEQLTAITYILELGADAPWHYVSPQIESLLGITPKEWLADPTLFGKQCHPEDLGPARAAESKALETGRFECEYRMFTRDGRTLWFRDTGIVVRNADGNPTLHGLMVDVTEAKLMEAQLRQAQKMEAVGTLAGGIAHDFNNLLTVIQGYGQLLAERLKDNAELAAEVRQIEDAAQRAAALTRQLLAFSRRQVLKPKVLDLNSVVTGMDRMLRRVIGEDIELVTKTAPDLGQVQADPGQVEQVIMNLAVNARDAMPDGGKLIFETRNVELDDAYAREHMGARPGPYAMLAVTDTGVGMDAQTQAHIFEPFFTTKELGRGTGLGLSTVYGIVKQSGGYITVYSEPGRGSTFKIYLPRAVQPTAAAAATVRVEPTARGTETILLLEDDLGLRQLAVRVLRSSGYTVLEAGSGEQAERVCREHSGEIHLLLTDVVMPGQSGPEVARRLSPLRPAMKVLYISGYAPSAIVEQGTLGPGAAFLHKPFTPSALLEKVQQVLESQGATAV